TATTTCCTTCCATACGGTTTGTTCGGACAAAACAATGACAAgcaatttgttatattgtctgcAACAAAGCACTAACAATGAGTCTTTGGCCATAAACTACTAAAACTACAAAATCCTGTCATatgcaatatttatatatgataTTGCATACGTGTATATAACTTAAATATCAAgtatgtaaatgtatttgtCTGCATACATACAAgtagatatgtacatatatatgtatgtataatataattcACTGGCTTATTTCACGAGTTTAAGACATAATTTTCGTTGATTAATTTTGATAAACAAATAAGTGTGTATATTCGAGTATAAACACAATTCGGTCCTAtcacttaaatattaaaatcttatcaaaataattttgtagtATTTCAgagtttaagtttatttgtagcttaaatatttttgatatagaACTGAAAGTTTATCAAGCACACCTAATATTTTAGTTGAGCTAAATTTgagaatatatagaaatatgtgTATTATATCTAATACTCATTCGTAGTCGTATCTTTACTTACATCGTATATCCAAATGGACTGGATTACTTTCGCCATCTCCTTCTCGATTACTTCCCACGCATGTATAAATGCCACTGCGAGCTCTGCTTACATTTTGTAGAACAAGACTTTGGTTAGCCACTATAATGCCTTCAGCAATATTATTTTCCAATATATTACCCTTCATTGTTTGACATCATCGCATCGAACATAACATTTAACAATATAAcagaataaataatataaggacgatttaagttaaaagttaatgcatacaaaaataaaaaaaaacatattcgaGCAAAATCATTAATATGTACATGAGCATTTATGACCATTCAGTGGTCTTTTCTTTTTCcgaagtttataaaaatacaaacaataaaaaagtatttttttttcgttatcgAAACTTCTTTTATATTCTAATCTTGGTTACacctacaaaaaatatttttttataattattttatatagcgaaaatataacaataatatgtaGATCTACAGAATTAACTTTCTTTCAATTCGAACGATTTATATAATCAAAATCAAtggaatataattattttaaaatgcattattatTTACGTAGGTGGGTAAAAGTTACAATATATAAAGAGTCGTTTAGATTATGCTAATACGTAAATTGATCACAATTAACAAAACTTGTGatgagttttaaattaaattatattctcCTTCcataaaattggaaatttttctaaagtcaAAAGTTTATTCGCTGTAAATGcgtttttcttttccttttatatctgttcattattatttttttgttgttttaatctctcactttaaccataattatattataatttttcaataagtaTTCGGCCCATTAGCAAAcacattttgtaaacattaagaCAGATTATCGAAAATCCTTGAAACAAAGTTGTTCCTTTTCACATTTTcttctattttgttttaaaagagaaaaaaattaatgaaatcatATTAGCAAAATTTACACTTTGCAAAGACTTTAACAATGAACTTCTACtgacttttgtatttttttaaattatgtttcttcaGCTTGTGTAATTTGTTCTTTTCTTTACAAAGACAACtggtatattaaaattttaaatccttgacattaaatgttaattaattttaaacatcacATGTGAATACATGAAGAAAAGAAGACAGAATTGACACAGCTATACATAAATTGATTTGGTACGAACTTTTTAGGCAGAAATGTCTTACTTATTGAAATAGATAAATTTTCGTTTCTTTACTTACGTTATGGCGCCAACTGACATTGTTGATCCATGGATTTGATTTGATGTTACACTCGAAAAACACATCAATGCCTTCGCGAAATGTTGAATTCATAGAATTTGTGCCGAGCTCTAACGTAACGACAGGAAtatctaaaattatataaaaacagtcCTGTGTGTTACTAGGTATACAttaagtatatacataaataagtaaTTGAATATAAaccttttttgaaaataactaaGTTTACTAGTACATACAATTTCTTTAAGTTCATCGTAGCCTCAtaagaataaattatttattaaatttttcagctGATTAAGTTCTCCTTTCATTTATTtgattaagtattttttactctttttctttttggtcACTTATTTATAACCCTTTTTATCTTGAACTTGTGAAATCCCTtaggattttttgtttaattttatcataatgctgttgttgctgtttactTTGGTATCTATTAAGCTAATtccaaataaacataaaagtgaaatcaagtgtttaatttttttccatttattggCCACTCTGTCGGCCTTTTCGTTTACTTTCTttcgattttttcaaaaaaggtcTACAAAACTTGTCCTCAGTAAATTACGAATTAGATGTATGAGACTGCCATCTATAATatctaatttttgttgttgtgtttatcTGTTCACATTGAGCAGAGTGCTATGGTGGTCAAGGTTTTCAAAACCTTTGATCAGTTAAAGAGTAAATCgttcaatatacatacatacatatgtatgcatgtgtatgtataagagtaataactttttataataattggtgaaattattgtgaaaattagtttctcatgttttttaatagaaaaactctaaaatttgAATAGCTTATATCTGttacaaatgcaaaatttattgaacattgcaaacaacattttcttttgtattttaatagcgccctaaaatatgttttaacgatatttaataatttgcatgtgtgCATGTGAGTGAAAAATTTGaggaaaaacaaatatatttttgtttagttagaATAATACAACTATTTTAATACGGTGAAAATGGCTTTCGCGAAGGAcattgtatggaagctatgaccaattgtggaccgatcgtaaaaaattattacagtaacatttctgtatataaaagcaatatttcaaGTTTTGTATCTATATCGTTAGTTTGtaataagtaaaatgaaatatacgTTTAAgagtatgggagctatgacaaattatggaccggtcgtaaaaaaaacttgaaagtaacatttctgaagaaaaaaaagGATTATTTGAGCAAAACTtcatttggtaatgagtaaaaagTGTTTGCGTAATTTTAGGAATGATCCTTGTTGGGAGTAacgaataatttgtaaaaattttgttaagatgatgaatttcatggaattatattgcacagtttttgtgaaaattacatTAGAAGGTTTAAAAAATAGCGtaaatttttttgagtgaactaattttgcaaattttcaatatcaaacaactTAGGTAAATGAGGAAATGTGTCGTGAGCGtacacagacagatggacatagctaaatcttctaagaatttgataaggacccagaatatatatatactttgttgggtctcaggtGAATATTTCTTGATATCACCACTGATAGTGGTGGAAGGTATAGAAattgttatgaaaaatatttggttGTTAAGTGGCAGATTTTACTACtccacaaagaaatatttatctacCCCATTTACCTAAATATTATTAGTATTcaagttttttctattatttttacagcttaaTTCAAATTATGTTCTTATAGTTATAGAAATTAACATGTTTGACGAAATAATTATATTCGTGGCATAAGTGTTAATCGATTGTAAGTAAGAGTTGAatgatatatttaattaaattgcttATAGGCGAATATTAAGTGACTtcaaaacataacaaaataaaatacaaaacatacatccttatttcatttgaaatcaGAAATATAAACATATCCATGACGAACCGATTTGGCTATACTTCATTTAATACGATTTCGGTGCTAGTAATTAATTTCATCAGGCAGAACTTTATGCCAAGGGgcttaatttatgtaaaaataatctaagtagaacaaaaaatgtttaattatattcGTGTTCAGCACGTTTTTCGACATCTATCTCATTGTCAGAATATAAAATGGGGAATTTTTGCATAAGTAtgataataaaaagaataaaatgcaATATGTttctatgtatatatttcttgaataaatattggttgcttttgtgaaaaaaaacatatgaaatatGGTACAAAAATATCACCTAATTAAATCaacttttatacataaattatgaaCATATTAAACGAAACACTACTAATGGATTGTCTTCAAATATAGTTAAAGGATTGCTTTCTGGTTGAATGTTTGTCTTTagctttttgttttcatttatttttttatatatctgtATTCTTTAATATGTATCAATGACATTTATCAGTAAGAGCAATAATGACAAAAGTTTGTACGTAGTAATTTTACTTCGAATGAAATATTCAATCTTAAGGAAGTAATACTTACGATAAATATCCAATTTCCATCCATCCTCCATACCCGACTCTGGAATCATACTCTGTTCAGCGCGACATGATAAATACTTGCCACGGTCATCAATTGTGGGTGTAAAGGTTAAAATTGATGTGGTCATATTACCATCGGGATTAGCCTGTTGTTTGCACAATgatacaaaaagcaaaaaaaaaaaatgttaaaaatataaacaatataatgaataaaaaagcgaaaaacaataacaaatcgatataaataaaataatataaaaatacaggATACAGATAAACTCGAGCAAATATATGTGcatatatatatgaatgtacatGAACTTAAAAtccaaaatgaaaaagaaaatcaaacgaGGAACAACCAACAGTGATGGCAGAGATAAAAGAATTCATGAATAGTTTTAAGTGTTTGGAGTTTGTGACATTACATGCAAAATGTAGTTAATGGTCCAATGTATCTGGACGGAGAAGagcagaaaaagaaataaaataaattactcaATCTATACTTACAATTTCATGAGTATTTTTCATTGGTGTACTACCCTTCCACCATGTTATTGTGGGTGCTGGTCTCGAGCCAATGACTACACAGCTTAATTGATATGAATTATCCGCAGATAAAGGACGATTTTCTCCTTGCAATTTAACAAGTAATGGACgtactataaattaaaaattgttcaagTAAACAAAGAATTATTACattgaaaccaaaaaaaaaaaaaaaaaatataaaggatTAATATAGAATTGATCTGGTATtactttcaaaataatttacataaatacatatgggAAGTTTTTTTTGTGGATGAAGacataaattttagtttctCTGTAGTTTTTCCAATACTACTTTTAATACGTTTTTCTAATAACAGCTTaatcattttatataatatatttaattttttcaaaagccTAAATAATACATGTATGTGCTTCATAATTTGTATACAACATGATGGAGGTAATAATTACACTTATGCCTAGGAaggtataaaattaattttgaatttatttaaattacttacGGTTCATATCCAGTACTACGGTATTTGTAATTGGCattgttatattattattcGCAGCTCGACATGTTAGTTgcatatgcaaattttttcTTAGCAATTTGGACAGTGATAAAACATTACCAACACGGCGGTCTGACAACGCATGTGATGATGAGTCAAGTATTGCATTTTCGTGCAACCAGGTAACTCTAGGCTGCGGTTGgcctgaaataaaatttaaatgcaaatgttATATGAAATTCatcgtaaaaatagaaacagCAGTTTTTAAACTATAGATAGGGACCTGTTTGGAAAATGGTCCATTACATaagtttttgttcataaatttataatcacAGGCTATACAATGcagtaattatattttttgttttgagtttTGGTGTTCAAGAGAAACAGATCCAGATCCATTAcataagtttttataccctacaccactatagtggggagggtattatacgtttgtgctgatgtttgtaacatacaaaaatattgttccaatacccaccttaaagtataccgatcgattcagtcgattaagacatgtccgtccgtccgtctgtccggctgtccatgtaaaccttgtgcgcaaggtacaggccgcaattttcaagataatttgatgaaatttggaccaagcatgttttttggcacagggacgaagcctattaaaaatggttgaaatcggtccattatttcacctagcccccatacaaccgtacctcccgatttgaactttttatgccataattacgtcaaatattctgctacctctctaaaaattggcacaaataagttttatataagtataaatgacacttcAGATTTTCGttaggatcggcctatatttgaccttagcccccatacaaacctcccttcaaaaatgacttaaacgtctaaaatttacttgtaaccatttgtatcgcaatgaaactcaacaaaactaaccgttatttagaaatatatccttttcccaaatttaccgatgatcggcccatatttgacctatataaagcctcatttagaaattttagttttttatcaataaattgcttaaatattttggaattatggtaatattcaacataaaagtttctttataaaaaataaaaattttataaaaagtaaaaattttaaaaacatactcatggtgtagggtattatatggtcggccatgtccgactatactttcccaCTTGTTgttcataaatttataatcacAGGCTATACAATGcagtaattatattttttgttttgagtttTGGTGTTCAAGAGAAACAGATcaagcaaaaacttggtaatgacttCGTGTTACAATAATGTATTGAAAtgctaataaattatttttctttgtatatttttgctGTGGACAGTCAGTTTTAGGATCGTGGAACTATTTTTCGctttgttgtaaaataatacaattctgtcacccatacatattttttcagtGAAGAATTTTTTCtctgcaatttttatttttctcgctcattgtttatttatgttttttgacattttctagTACTTATTTTTTTGTCCAAATAACTCACAATTGTGTAAATGACATTTAGTTgcttataaaattgttgttatactaaactaacaaataaacatatCACCTCCGTCATGAGAATCTTCACACAAAGTCTCAAACACCTTCCTTTAACAAGAAGTTTCTAATATGAATCagagaaatacaaaaacagcaaccaacaaaaacaatacgCAATCATATATACACTTTTCTTTTTTGCTGTTTGTACAATGCTCATTAGGAGTATAACTTAATTTGAATAATCATccgacttttttaaaatacagtTGTAAttccatttgatttttttatttttcatacttaGAGTCATAAGTAAAAGCCATTGAAAAGATAGGCGTATGTAGAATCTCTTAAAGATGATTTACGTATAACAAATTCCGCATTTCATGGATTAAGAAACATTTAACAAGTTAAATAGTTACCCTAGTATGGAGGTTTTGATGTTTTAGAATGTGCGTGTGTGTAagtaaagttttatttgttttccatCTAAGGATTTTTAAGTCCTTAAACTGTAAAGATTGAGGTAGGACTGGTTGATAGTGTAAgcaatttcatatacatacgtacatacattaTGTATGTTGTTGGTGCTTCTGTCATTATAcatataattgttgttgtacgTAAACGTTTAAGTAGTCAAGTGTTTATATTTTCATGTCATGTCGTAGTGGCACTCGTACActtcttttcttcttttattttcttcaagtattgaaattttattgagagtttatttgtttttattgttgtttttatataaggataattttgtttaatgtagGTAAGTGATTGTGAATAGTGAGTATATGAGAAAAGTGTGTGCGTTGTTTTGTATCACTTTCGATACATTAgcacatttctaaagaaaaacattttgtttcttatttatatatttgtgcatacatatacacattcatatgtatttttttacttaccTCCAATGGCAACACACGTTATATTTATCATAGCACCTTCATTGTAGGGGCCCAAAGTATGATCTTTAATTGTTGTTCCTTTATGATCCAATATAATAATTGATTCGGGAGGAACTGTAAAGGAAAAGTATTtgatgtattaaaaatatacatatgcatgtgtaATATctgaatatttatatacatagtttatagtaaaaaattgattaaaccATTACTTTATATAGCAAAGTACTTTtactttcaaatatttaatttatatttgtttatagtttGTAGTTTGATAGTTTGTATATAAtacgtaaatacatatatacatacgtatataataGAGAAATTCTTATGGCTAAAACCCACATCGACATATAGTTTTCATTACCTTAGCATTAAGTTTACTGTGTTGAATCAGACAAAAACTTTAAGTTTATTATACTTTGGCAAGaagaacaaaactaaactttgaaattcatgataaaaaatctttatttaaaatctgcTTTTTTCAACTAGACAAAAAGTTTGTTGTAACAACTTTagttgattttttcttttgctagcTTAACTAAAACAAACTCCCAAAAGTATACTTGCAAAAGTATTCAAATGTGTGTATATGAGAATCACATGCATAAACATACACACTACAAATACTCGGATATTGAATATTGTGCACCATGTTTAGTaggattttaaagaaaatctttttatacgtaatatttatttttaaaaaatcagttGTATTTAACAGCTGTGCAAGAAAAACTTtctattattgtatttattcgGTTCTTTTTCCAATATCACTACAAGTACACATTGTGTTTTGcattagttttgtatttttggatACAGCGTGAGTATGTGTGTATCTTTTACTGATATGTACATGTGTTGGTTTGTTTTTGGTGGTGGAAGTGTTGTTAGTGTCAAAAGTAATACTTATTTATTTCCTTTGAATTTCAACACTTTTCCGTTTTAGTTAGACTTGAAGGTATAAAATTGGATTTCAGTATTCCGCAAACATTTCTTGATTTGAGTATGAGAAACATATAAGGAGGGACTTTTTTGTTTAGTGCAATATATTCAAAGAAAACTTAAGTTAATGTATGCATGACTTCTACTATTacacatacatttaaaattataaaaagaagtaCTAGTTAAAATGCAATATATTTCCATATtcttaatgtttattttcataTGAATCTTGTTTGCCTATACACCTTTTTCATAAATCCTAATAAATTGGTTTAACGACTTTAAAATGCATGTATACATATGCACGTGACTATGTGCAATAAGGTAGtgctgtacatacatacatgcatacatatgcatgttttcagttttattaaatgtataCTTACTTATAACAGTCAAATTAACTTTTGAATTTCGTGTAGGACTCTTTTGAAAATCAACACGGCATCTATATTCTCCTGTATCCTCTTGTTGAGTATTTTTCATTGTTAATGTCCCAGTACGTCCATCCAATGCAAAGGATAAACGTTCTCGATAGTCTTCATCAGACCAATGAGTACCTTGGGAAAAATTGGATTCTCTCGTGTCAACActaaaaattcaacataattaaaagaaaataaatattaaacattagaaaacattatttacattaaaaaacttaaaaactcctgaaaatattactttaagtATATGAAcactaaaaaaactaaattctaaaGTGTTTcctttttcacatttttcatttttatcctTAAAAGCATCGGATCTAATTGTAATTCATCATCAACTTGCGAAGGCCACAATTCTCACGTCAtagtttaacattaaatttctaaaatgagAAACCGACTCTTTTGGTTATCTTAttttttctgttctattttttaTGCAAAGAGAAGTGTCATCATTATCGTCATTTTTGTCATCAACATTTCTTCAAGTTTATCTTTAACACAAAGTTTTCTGTTCTGATTGTTGACCAAAAAGTAGtaagaataaaataagaaaaataaaatagttttgcaGCTCATTAGCGAGTTGAAGAAAATcgttattttcagtttttcctTTTCACACAGCGACAGTTACTCGTGcaagtgacaaattaatgaaAAGCCAACAAAACAATGTCGtcaaaaaacacaatatttttttattccacCAGAAATAAAGTTTCTCTTTTCATTCAGAAcattacaaaaacaagtaatttaaagtgaaaaggttttatttaatatttatttaaagtaagGGGTTAATGAGTGGGGCAAAggacaaaatatatgtaaattagaAACGTCCTTATAatgatattatatttaaatgctTGCATTTAGactttgttaaattaataatcAAATCACTTACCTATAAATGGGTGTTTTTAATCCAACTTTATACCAAATCACTAGTGCTACACGATCCTCCTGCAAAGGTGGCGTCACATTACATGGAAGTCTGGCCAATGTTCCAAATATTGATTCGACCAACACTGGAGgacctaaaaaaaatttatgaaatttaaaatatgtcagCAATTTTATTCAAGTAAATATTCCTGTTCTAAATTGCTAATATTTTAATTGCTCttattcattattttacttAGTCATCATTTGTATCTTAGGGGCTTTTTCTACGAGCATTCTAGTCAAAAAGGTTAAGGGAACTTGGACTTTTCTATATTCTTTAATAGTTCTCATTAATAGATCAAAACTCGGACACTCCCAagtc
The window above is part of the Lucilia cuprina isolate Lc7/37 chromosome 6, ASM2204524v1, whole genome shotgun sequence genome. Proteins encoded here:
- the LOC111675711 gene encoding hemicentin-1 isoform X5 codes for the protein MDLSSYVQLSCSSVLCWLFILIICCAAHTTSTRARVTPTAMTRNIEEENVKYLLEGPPVLVESIFGTLARLPCNVTPPLQEDRVALVIWYKVGLKTPIYSVDTRESNFSQGTHWSDEDYRERLSFALDGRTGTLTMKNTQQEDTGEYRCRVDFQKSPTRNSKVNLTVIIPPESIIILDHKGTTIKDHTLGPYNEGAMINITCVAIGGQPQPRVTWLHENAILDSSSHALSDRRVGNVLSLSKLLRKNLHMQLTCRAANNNITMPITNTVVLDMNLRPLLVKLQGENRPLSADNSYQLSCVVIGSRPAPTITWWKGSTPMKNTHEIANPDGNMTTSILTFTPTIDDRGKYLSCRAEQSMIPESGMEDGWKLDIYHIPVVTLELGTNSMNSTFREGIDVFFECNIKSNPWINNVSWRHNGNILENNIAEGIIVANQSLVLQNVSRARSGIYTCVGSNREGDGESNPVHLDIRFAPVCRQGQRVVYSTGRHETVKIACEIEANPAETTYVWKFNATLGETIDIPASLIAIDRGRSIAHYTPVTENDYGTLLCWASNEIGDQTEPCVYTITPAGEPDSLVNCTLLNQTSTGFQIECIEGFDGGLQQDFIMEVYVNGTTRHPKIYKSKTPYFEVRGLVPGAGYNVFLVAHNSKGRSNATILQVYTLKDPEKQTVFVLL